The window CTTCTGCTTCACCTATGGCGACGGCGTTTCCGATTTGAACATCGGCGCGTTGGTTGATTTCCACCTGACCCACGGCAAACTGGCCACCGTTACCGCCGTACAACCGCCGGGACGCTACGGTGCGCTGGATCGCGAAGGTGATCGGGTCTTGGGTTTCACCGAGAAGCCACGCGGCGACGGTGGCTGGATCAACGGCGGCTTTTTCGTGTTGTCGCCCAAAGTCCTGCCGCTGATCGAAGGCGATTCGACGTCGTGGGAGTCGGGTCCGCTGGACGGTCTGGCCGCACGCGGTGAGTTGATGGCGTTCCAGCACGACGGTTTCTGGCAGCCCATGGACACCCTGCGCGACAAGAATCATCTCGAAGCGCTGTGGCAGAGCGGGGAGGCCCCATGGAAACAATGGGACTGAGCGCGGATTTCTGGCGCGGCAAACGTGTACTGGTCACCGGCCACACCGGTTTCAAAGGCAGTTGGCTGACCCTGTGGCTGCAAAGCCTCGGCGCGCAAGTCAGCGGCTTTGCCCTGGAGCCGTCGACCGAGCCGAGCCTGTTCGAACTGGCGCGCGTGCACGAAGGCATCAATGATCAGCGCGGTGATCTGCGCGATCTCGGCGCTCTGCTGGAAATCATCGCCGACACCGAGCCTGAGATCGTTCTGCATCTGGCTGCACAACCGTTGGTGCGCGAAGGCTATCGCGATCCGCTCGGTACCTACTCCAGCAACGTCATGGGCACGTTGAACCTGCTTGAAGCGATTCGTCAGGTCGGCTGCGTGCGCGCCTGCGTGCTGGTGACCACCGACAAGGTCTACGCCAACAAAGAGTGGCTATGGCCCTACCGCGAAGACGAAGCCCTCGGTGGTCACGATCCTTACAGCAGCAGCAAAGCCTGCTGCGAGTTGCTTGCACAATCCTATGCCGCGTCGTTCTTCCCGGCGGACAAGTACGCCGAACACGGTCTGGCCCTGGCCACCGCGCGCGCCGGCAACGTCTTGGGCGGCGGCGATTTTGCACCGGAGCGACTGATTCCCGACGTGCTCAAAGCCTGGACGGCCGACGAGCCGGTGACCCTGCGCTATCCGCAAGCCGTGCGCCCATGGCAGCACGCGCTGGAGCCGCTGGCCGGTTATCTGCAACTGGCCGCCGGCCTTTACGAAGAGGGCCCGGAGTACGCCGGTGCCTGGAACTTCGGCCCGGGCGAGGCGGACATGTGCAGCGTTGGCGAGGTGGTCGAATTGCTCGCCAGCCGCTGGCCGCAGGCGCGTGGCTTGCGCATCGAACCGAGTGAATTGCACGAGGCCGGCCTGCTGCGTCTGGACAGCAGCCGCGCACGCCAGGTGCTCGGCTGGCAACCACGCTGGACCTTGCAGCAATGCCTGACCCAGACCCTCGACTGGCATCTGGCGTGGCAGAACGGCGATGACATGCGCAACGTGACACTTGGCCAATTGAACCTGTACCGAGGCGCGCTGTGAGCGAGTTTTCCCTGAAGGCATTGCCGCTGGCCGGCCTGTTCAGCGTCCAGCACAAACGTTTCGAAGACCAGCGCGGGCACTTCGCCCGGCTGTTCTGCGAAGGCAGTCTGAGTGCGTTCGGCAGCGAATTCCATATCCGCCAGATCAACCATTCCTGCACCCGCGAGAAGGGCAGCGTGCGCGGTCTGCATTATCAGAATGCCAATGCGCCGGAAGCCAAACTGATCACCTGCCTGCGTGGTGAAGTGTGGGATGTGGCGGTCGATCTGCGCCCCGACTCCGCAACCTTTTTGCACTGGCACGCCGAGCATCTCAAGGCCGGTGACGGTCGCAGCCTGTTGATCCCGGCGGGCTTCGCCCACGGTTTCCAGACGCTCACCGAAGACGCCGAATTGCTCTACCTGCACAGCGCCGATTACGCGCCGGAGCATGAGGGCGGTCTGTCGGTGAACGATCCACGGCTGGCGATTGCCTGGCCGTTGCCTGTCAATAATTTGTCAGCGCGTGATTCCAGCCATCCCGCGCTCGATCAACACTTTGCTGGAGTGCGTCTATGAACTGCCGTGGGTGCGCCGCACCGCTGAGCCTGCCGCTGATCGACCTCGGCACCTCGCCGCCGTCCAACGCCTACGTGCATGCAGATCGCCTGGATCAGGCTGAGCAATGGGTGCCGTTGAAGGTCGCCGTGTGTCAGCAATGCTGGCTGGTGCAGACCGAGGACTACACCCGCGCCGACAGCTTGTTCGATGCCGAGTACGCTTACTTCAGTTCGTTTTCCAGCACTTGGCTCGCGCATGCCGAGCGTTATGTGGCAGAAATGGTCGAGCGTTTTGGCCTGACTGCCGACAGCCGCGTGGTTGAAGTCGCCGCCAACGACGGTTATCTGCTGCAGTACGTGGCCGCTCGCGGCATTGCGTGTCTGGGCGTTGAGCCGACGCGCAGCACCGCACAGGCAGCACGCGAGAAGGGCCTGGAAATCCGCGAACTGTTCTTCGGTCGCGACACCGCCTCGCAGTTGCACAGCGAAGGCTGGGGCGCTGACCTGATGGCGGCCAACAACGTGCTCGCGCACGTGCCGGACATCAACGATTTCCTCGCTGGTTTCGCCACTTTGCTCAAACCGGCCGGCGTCGCCACCTTCGAATTTCCACAACTGCTGACGCTGATGGCTGGCGCGCAGTTCGACACGCTGTACCACGAACATTATTCCTACCTGTCGCTGACCGCCGTGCAAGCCCTGTGCGAGCGCAATGGCCTGGAAGTGTTCGACGTCAGCCAGTTGAGCACCCACGGTGGATCGCTGCGGGTGTTCGTGCAGCGCAAGGATGGCGAACGTCGTCCGGTGCAGGCAGCAGTGCAGCAACAGTTGCAGGCGGAACTCGAGGCCGGGGTGAAAACTACCGAGTACTACGCGACCCTCGCGCCCGCCGCTGAACGCATCA of the Pseudomonas sp. Seg1 genome contains:
- the rfbF gene encoding glucose-1-phosphate cytidylyltransferase translates to MKAVILAGGLGTRISEESHLKPKPMIEIGGKPILWHIMKQYSAHGIHDFVICLGYKGYAIKDFFANYFLHTSDVTFDMRENRMDVHQNYSEPWRVTLIDTGEETMTGGRLGRAARYLENEEAFCFTYGDGVSDLNIGALVDFHLTHGKLATVTAVQPPGRYGALDREGDRVLGFTEKPRGDGGWINGGFFVLSPKVLPLIEGDSTSWESGPLDGLAARGELMAFQHDGFWQPMDTLRDKNHLEALWQSGEAPWKQWD
- the rfbG gene encoding CDP-glucose 4,6-dehydratase, whose translation is METMGLSADFWRGKRVLVTGHTGFKGSWLTLWLQSLGAQVSGFALEPSTEPSLFELARVHEGINDQRGDLRDLGALLEIIADTEPEIVLHLAAQPLVREGYRDPLGTYSSNVMGTLNLLEAIRQVGCVRACVLVTTDKVYANKEWLWPYREDEALGGHDPYSSSKACCELLAQSYAASFFPADKYAEHGLALATARAGNVLGGGDFAPERLIPDVLKAWTADEPVTLRYPQAVRPWQHALEPLAGYLQLAAGLYEEGPEYAGAWNFGPGEADMCSVGEVVELLASRWPQARGLRIEPSELHEAGLLRLDSSRARQVLGWQPRWTLQQCLTQTLDWHLAWQNGDDMRNVTLGQLNLYRGAL
- the rfbC gene encoding dTDP-4-dehydrorhamnose 3,5-epimerase, with translation MSEFSLKALPLAGLFSVQHKRFEDQRGHFARLFCEGSLSAFGSEFHIRQINHSCTREKGSVRGLHYQNANAPEAKLITCLRGEVWDVAVDLRPDSATFLHWHAEHLKAGDGRSLLIPAGFAHGFQTLTEDAELLYLHSADYAPEHEGGLSVNDPRLAIAWPLPVNNLSARDSSHPALDQHFAGVRL
- a CDS encoding class I SAM-dependent methyltransferase codes for the protein MNCRGCAAPLSLPLIDLGTSPPSNAYVHADRLDQAEQWVPLKVAVCQQCWLVQTEDYTRADSLFDAEYAYFSSFSSTWLAHAERYVAEMVERFGLTADSRVVEVAANDGYLLQYVAARGIACLGVEPTRSTAQAAREKGLEIRELFFGRDTASQLHSEGWGADLMAANNVLAHVPDINDFLAGFATLLKPAGVATFEFPQLLTLMAGAQFDTLYHEHYSYLSLTAVQALCERNGLEVFDVSQLSTHGGSLRVFVQRKDGERRPVQAAVQQQLQAELEAGVKTTEYYATLAPAAERIKHELLRFLLQAKADGKRVVGYGAAAKGNTLLNYAGVKPDLLAWVADANPHKQGKFLPGSRIPIVAPERIAQEQPDYILVLPWNLLSEVTQQLSAAKAWGARFVVAVPELIIQ